The genomic segment TTTTACCTCCTTCATGAGGTCTTCTTTGATCCATCCAGATGGATGTAACAGTTTTGTCTATACTACAGTCACAGTAAACTTTCACTGGATTATTTGTTGTCTTAGGATCTCTAGACAGCACACTTCTTGAAGGTAAGGATCCTACTATTTTATAATATACAAGCTACTGGGTAAGGTCATTGGCTATTGAGAGTTTTTTTGCAGAGATGTTGAAGTTCTTAAGAAAGTGATTAATAACCaagagttattattattatttgctaatTTAACCCAAAATCCCAAAATGTAAAGTGCAGTACTTTTAATTCCAACTCTATGCTAAATTAAGATTTGCTAATCATGctaaggaggagaaaggaatagaATTTTAAATGCCACTACTGTTTTCAGGGACAGATGAGCTAATCTTAAAATTCAGTGGTGGATTGGTTCCCTTTTAACACCCACTTTTCAGGTGCTTTAAAGCATGTGGGTCTCTTTGgattcctcttgaaaactgtCATGTTGGCATATAGCTATAAAATGTGCTTCTCAGAAAATGTGGTGAGGAAAACTGACTTTTACTAGTCCCTTTGACACAGGGGAGTACTTTAATAAATAGGCTTCACTGAAAGATAGAGCGATGTTGCTTTTAATAGGGAACAGAGTGTAAGTATGGTGATTTAATGCAGGTACAAGTGCCTGCGTCCAAAAACAAAGTTTTGATTTTTGTCAAACATTCAGCAGGGGAGTGATTttctccctcatttttttttttttttttgtagcttccCCCATTGTATTCTTCTTAACTGTGTATGGTgtatatttagaattttttcctttatttttctttgttagtaCCTGATCAATGAAAATTTTGAACATTCAGAATAGATGCatatatttctattatataaTTAGTGTCCTTGAGGTAGAGATTTGTATTATTCATtgaaagtatatatatgtgtgtgtgtgtgtgtgtgtgtgtgtatatatatatatatatatatatatctcaacaaAGTAGTTGTATTTCATAGTGAGCTTAGGTAAAAGAATAAACTTTTAGCCTTTCAATGTTTTCTTTACTTGCTAGTGTAAAATGTATTTCTGATTTATCCCAGGTAAAATAATCAAAAcacatacattcagttcagttcagtcactcggtcatgtccgactctttgtgacccccatggactgcatcacgccaggcgttcctgtccatcaccaactcctagagcttgctcaaactcatgtccaccgagttggtgatgccatccaaccatctcatcctctgtcgtccccttttcctcctgccttcagtcttttccagcactgaagaagggaatggcaaaccacttcagtattcttgccttgagaacgccatgaacagtacgaaaaggcaaaaaaaatgcatatatacatagaACACACAAATTTTTCTGTGCTCCTGAAAGGTATACTAACTAGAAAACAGTTCTTGGCTTTTGACTTTTTATAAACTCACAGGTTTATAGGGACTTTATGGAACCATTCAGCCTTGCTCTGACTTCTGACAGAACTGTAGCTAGACTACTCAAAACCCCTTAAAGCAAAATCAGACTTCCTTCAGATAATGTTCATTATATTCAATGTTAATCACATTTTCTTTGCTAGGTTATTCCTAGAAAACAGCTACCCTTCTTAACAGTTAAGTCAAAGGAGAAAGTACTGAGATACATTTGAAGATGGCAAATGAATATTGAATGAGGATTTATAGGCAGTTGGAGGTAATTCTTCGCAGAGTAGTAGGAGCAGCGATACTAGCACACCACTGGGAACACATGGCTCACTTTGCTTGACCATAATGGTGTGTCTTACATGTTGTGACCACTGTACAGTCTCCAAGCCCTTTGTCTCATCTAGTCCTTACAACAACCCTGAGAGGTGGGTGGTATTAATGGTCCCAGGACAGACAGTATAGACAAGGGCACTAAGCTAAGGAGAGTAAGTGGTTTGTTTTTACTTACCTGGTAAGTGGCAGGTCTGAGATTTTGGATCCTCTGATGCCAACTCACACTACcaaaaagctgtttttaaaaataacatttttcaaaaaccaCCTTAAAGTATCAGCCAGGACAACAGCAGCAGTGTACAAAGACTGAAAGGTTACAAAAGCACATCTGAAGCTTTCTGTAAGAGTATTCCAGCAGACTGTTGGGATATTCGTTTATGCCTGAAACACTGAGCCATTGAAGTAAAATGATACACACGCTCAAGATACTGCTGTCTTTTTATTTGTagccaatatttattttttttgcctagAAAAATACATGGGGATATTTAGGACTACTGTGCTGGGCAGTTTGCTACTTTAGTGATAGGAACATAATCTTGAAAAAGCAAACACgattattttgtacttttttttgttttattcagcaaTAAGACCacaatttttcatatttaagGAAGTATGAAAAATTTGTCAAGTTTTAAAAGCTGAATACATGTAGCGTTGGATCAAGGCACATACAAGACTGGCCAAAGGGCGTACAATGCACTTTGGTtttttgttgggaaaaaaaaaagttatggcaACGGAAAAGTGATGAGGTTTTAAACAAGTCATAGCTCACAATTCAGtagaaagctggaaaaaaaatgttacaagTTCATTACATAGTAGTATCTGGAAAACCGTGACAGTAATGGGCAGTATTCTTGATCATTGTGAAAGTAAATTGAACATTTATGTACAGTGTTAAAACATTTCACATAAACCAGATCTAAATTTGAtttctagtatttatttttcttttaaattctcacTTATTTAAAGTActactttcttttcattgttgaggGGAATTGCTTGTAGTTATACTACTCTTAAAATGTGTTTAagctttttttaaacttcctttaTGATAAAAACATTGTAAACACTAACAAGTGTGTCTTCAAAGTTGACTTTTCAAAAATCAAGACAGTATAGGCAAAACCAAAATGGAATTGATTCTTGTGTTTGTTACGCTATGTGAGTCtaagttttcatgttttttcctAAGTACAAGTTTCCCCCACTTGGAAGCACGCTTACATTATTGTTTTCGTGAAGTCCTTTATTATCAAAGCTTTGTTAACAATGGCATTAACAACAGCAGACTTCACCCTCCTTTTCGGCCAACTGATGTATTCAGTTTAGAagataatgtttattttcttaaggaGGTCTAATTTACTTAGCATAAAAATGGAGCTATGCAGCAAGTCTGATATTGCCCATTACTTCACATATTTTGATTATTGAATACCACTGGAATACAAATTTAATAGTTGGAACATTATTTCATaactactttttgaaatttaatttttctcattcagccagtttttattttttttttacattttattaatacCAAAGTGAAAAATGGCCTGTGCTTATACTACAAGGATCTCATGTGAATGCAGTCCTGATTGTTCAACACAGCAAGAAAATTCACTTTCACAGTCAACAAGTCATCTTACTCAGTAGAACACAAAGTAAATGGTTTATAACTTCAATATTTGCAAGGAAAATACAGTACAAATtactaaaaaatactaaaatatagaATTGTGTTCAGGCATCTCCACTACATCAATCGCAGCAGTAACCTGAAATTTGaaacttttaataaaaagttcttaaatataaattatatggcAAATGTACAGTACATTGcttttctcagtctctttttcCAGTGTTTTGCAGTAGAGCAGGGTTCCTACCATCACCCCCCTTAGGTTTAAAAAAACCGACACATGGTCTGCTGCAAGTCCTCCTGCATCATGAGTGTGAGTGATCCGAGTCTGGAATACCACTGTCTCTATAGCTTCGGTTACTACTGCTTTCACTGTGATTGTTTTTGTACAGATTCATTCCATTAGGAGGAAATATGGTGTGTATCACAAATTCCTCCTTTGAGATGGGTTCACTGCTTATCGGTAACATCTGAAAAGAAGTCTCCCTGATTTCCAGGATGGAGTTGTCCTTCTTGGTGCCGGCTTCCGCATAGTCGTCCTTTCTCCTCCGCCCTTTGCTGTACGCACAGTTCCGTGAGAAGAGGGACCCGTTCCTGTGAACGTACCAGCACACCAAAGCCAGCAGGGCGATGGCCACCAGGGCCACAGCCCCGCCAATGATGGCGGCCAGTGGCAGACTGGGGTTTTTGTAAGGTTCTTTCTCTTGCTCTCGATTAAGGGTGGTTGTAGGGTTGTACATTCGAAGGGGTGCAGTTTCAGTCTCAATACAAACAGGAGTTTCATCAAATAGATAGAGGTTACTGGTTTCCATGGGAACCATGCAGACTCGATAGGGTGAATCAGGCTCCAGGGCTGTGACCAAGTATTCGCTGCGTTCTCCTGTTACAATTGTTTCAGTTATAGATCCAAACGCTGGGCTGTGGTCCAGTTTGAGCCAGCTGAGTCTTAAAGCAGTCATAGGTAGGACAAGTTTCCAAGAGATATGAATTGTGTCAGGGGTGACAGATTTCACAGTAATGATAATTGTTTTTCTTGCCGGAATCCCTGTGGTTCGCTGGTCCTTAGTGAGTCTGGGGTTCTTCGGGTCTGGTTGTTTGGTCACAGGAGCTGGCCACTGGCCTTGAGCAGGATGTACCGTATTGGGCGTCCCAGTGGTTATCTGAATGGTGCTTACAACCGGGTTGTCCTTACAATCAAACAGTTCCACATTGAGGTCCTTGATAGCCATCCCTCGAACCTTTTCTGGAGCTTGGCACATGAGCCCACGCACGTTGACCTTCACAGGTAGTGATTGTAACCAGTCACGTACCCATTTCATCTTGCATCCACAATACCAGGGATTGTTTCGAAGAATCAATTGTGTTATGTTGTCCAAATCATCAAAGATACCCTGAGGTAAATTACTTAGGTTATTATTGGACATATCAAGTCGATACAGCTGCCTCAGATAAGAAAAAGCATTTGGGGGCACCCTATTGATATGGTTATCTTGAAGATAAAGCTTCCTCAGGTTTGTGCCTGGAAGGTTTACTGGTGCAGCAGTCAGGGAATTCCGCACCAGTGACAGTTCTGTTAAGTTGACTAGGTTGAAGAAAACTTTATCACCCAATCCATGGTTGTTCAGCAGGTTTCCATCCAAAACCAGGCGTTTTAGGCTAGTGAGGCCTTGAAGAGATGGTGATGAGATAGTGGATATGCGGTTATCATCCAAACGGAGCTCCTCTATAGTCCTGGGCAAACCCCAGGGGATTGTGCTAAGGTGATTACGAGACAGGAAGAGCAGGCGGAGATAGTTACTGTCTCTGAATGCCCCCTCTTCAATGCTAACAGCTGAGACAGAGTTATCATCTAAATGTAATTCTTCCAGATAGGGAATTTTTGAAAGTGAATCATAAGTGATGGTCCTTATGTTATTTTCTTGCAGATGTAACTCTTTGACGTACTTTGGTAGGTTGGTAGGAAATTCATCTAAACTGTTGTGATATAGGTATATTCTTTCTACTTTCAGCAAGTTTTTCAAATCTGATGGAATCCCAgcattatttatttggttgttctGAAGGTAGAGAGTTGTAGCATCCTCTGGTATTCCTGTTGGAATGGATGTCAGAAAGCGATCATTACAGTAAATGAAACCGGCATCACAGCGGCACACAGATGGACAGGGTTTAGCCATAACTGATAGTGGTGCCACCTGGAGGAACAGCCCGATTTTAGTCCCAATGAGGAAGACGCTCCAGGCTGGGCTGATCATGGTCAGCAGTGTTGAGGTCCTTACACAAGGTAGTTTCAGAGCCCTAAAGTGgagtgagtttaaaaaaaaaaagcaacagaaaaccaTCAGACCAGCATACTTAAAATAGTATTCAAAATAGATGTGaacattaaaacatttaataatcatttttattaattttttcttgcatgctgagtttttttttttttttttttttgcatgctaGCTAATGATGAACATAATCATACAATGTTTTTACCTTAAATATTTCTGGTATTAAGAAGTATTTTGTCCCAAATCTATTTAACTTTGAAAGTTTAATATAGTTTTATTGAATGTTTTAAAGCATTCTCATAGCACTTTTATGTCAATTTTGTGACCACTGGCCAAGCTAGTCGGATTTCTAATTTTTCCTTAATATTCATAATGAATTAACACATAGGAATATGATTTGTTATATTTAAGATAATCATGTTACTGTTCTTTAAAACCAAAAATTTATATCTGCTTTTTACATGGTAAGCTGTACAAGTATAGAAATCTGTAGTAAAAAATCTATTCTCATACTATGGAATAATTACACACCTCTGGAGACCCTGAATCCCAGTTAAGTCAattgtttgcttttattatttatattatttttctttgattattaatattaaacattGTGAGATAGGCATTTCTAGCACGAAAATAAGAAGGGAtagttttcatttacttttggGAAGGAATGATTTATATAACTAATACGTCTGTCTTATCTAAGTGGAAAATTCCATTTCATGTTAAACTaactctttttttcctattttactgTATGTTTTGTACTACATGGTATAATGGCTTTATGAACATTTTTCATTATATTCTAGCTCATAACATGTTTTCATAATGCATTTTATCTTTCTTCAAGTTCTAATCTAAAATATGATTCACCTTTCTCCATAGGTGGAGATTTATAGATTTATACTTATCTAGTGTGTAATATAATTTCTTCTGCACCTTTAGGTATTAATTAGCCTTTATAATTTCAGGCATGAAAATAAgactttaatatttttcctaccttattGAACGATGTGGGTAAATTTTGCGTGAGTGAAAATCCAATGCACAAATATTATTTTCCTGGTGAGGGGCTGGGACTTATAAACTCTTGTTTAGTCCTTGGAAATGTTCTTCACTGTTTATTCAAGTAATTCTATGCCGCACACACCTCCAGATCAGGCTTGCTGTTGTCAATGAACATTCCAGCTGCGGTTCAGCATGGTGGGCAAGCTCATTAAAGGAGGGACCAGAAACAATTCAGTTTCCTGTTACTATGTAGAGCACATggcttcctattttttttcctttcttacagaGTTTCTGTGTGAAGGTTCCTTTTGTGTAGCTTAATTCCCTTAGTGGAAATTGCTCTCTTTGAAATTCTTATTGGTTCTTCTGTGCAATGTGGTCAGAGATAGTAACTTCAGATCCTCATGAAGAAAGCCATTCATGATGCTAAGGCCTGTATAGTAATAGGTTTTTCAGGCAGTTACCCCCCACCTTTATTCCCATCCAGGATTATCCAAGTATAAACTTTGTACAGTAGCTACATCCTGAGGTATGATTACCTGCTGTGAAATAGctatttccagcttttgcttcttgaTGCTTTTTCAGAATATCTGGAGCAGTCACAGGTTTTGCAAGAACAGATATTCTTTCAAGAGGTAAAGAAAACTTAATTCAAATATTCTTCATGGGAAAAATGGAAGCATACTAgatttcctttatatttctgttccTTGAAATACACTGGACCTGAGCAGCTCCTGTGAAAGTAAAATGTTTTAATCAGCTATTAACAAAGAACTTTAACATACTAGAGACATTTCCTAGAAATTTAGCTTCAATTCTTTCTTTAGGCAACACCTTTCATCATAGTAGTTGTTGAAAAGGGATAAGATGAcctctttgtcttttatttcccattttgctATATAAATAAAGTGGGAGCCAAAGTTGAGTTTGTCACAAAATAATTTCAGTTGTTAACTGACTGCTAGTGTGACTTTGAATTAAACACAGAAGCGAAGCTTTATGCAAGAGACAGTAAGCCTCTTCTATGGGTTTTGAATGCAGGTCAGGTCAatctttaaaatttcactttcatatcttatataaaatgataaagtgtgcaaaaggaagaaaataagtacatgaaagAGGTAAGCAAAGCCACAACTAGGATTTTTTTTATGAAATGCCATAACTTCTTAGATATTTCTGAACATAGTTTTACAAAGTCATATAGTCTACAATTTAAAGAGTTGAAAAGGGTTTGCTTTagaagttttcttttgatttgccCAGTGTCTTGTTTAATTCTTCCTGCAGGCCTCACTTTTCCCTATTGTGGAATGTGGGCACTACAACCTTCCTCCTTAGAACTATTTTTAAAGGCTAGTTGATGATCTTGAAACTCTAGTTACTCAGGTATTCTTGGCCAAAGGCAGTGTAGAAGTTCAAGTCATAACATTTTTTGAGAAGAATACAGTTTTTAACAAACTAAACTTGAGAAACTGTATTTGGAACAGAAAGGACACTATTTCAGTCCATCTCCTTGTAATGACTCTTAGGAAAGCATATCAAAACCTGACAAGGCATTTCTCTCTTGGTGCAAACAGGAACATGTCAGTTtccaaaaattatctttttaacttCTGAAAGAGGCTTACAGCTTGACCAA from the Dama dama isolate Ldn47 chromosome 23, ASM3311817v1, whole genome shotgun sequence genome contains:
- the FLRT3 gene encoding leucine-rich repeat transmembrane protein FLRT3 → MISPAWSVFLIGTKIGLFLQVAPLSVMAKPCPSVCRCDAGFIYCNDRFLTSIPTGIPEDATTLYLQNNQINNAGIPSDLKNLLKVERIYLYHNSLDEFPTNLPKYVKELHLQENNIRTITYDSLSKIPYLEELHLDDNSVSAVSIEEGAFRDSNYLRLLFLSRNHLSTIPWGLPRTIEELRLDDNRISTISSPSLQGLTSLKRLVLDGNLLNNHGLGDKVFFNLVNLTELSLVRNSLTAAPVNLPGTNLRKLYLQDNHINRVPPNAFSYLRQLYRLDMSNNNLSNLPQGIFDDLDNITQLILRNNPWYCGCKMKWVRDWLQSLPVKVNVRGLMCQAPEKVRGMAIKDLNVELFDCKDNPVVSTIQITTGTPNTVHPAQGQWPAPVTKQPDPKNPRLTKDQRTTGIPARKTIIITVKSVTPDTIHISWKLVLPMTALRLSWLKLDHSPAFGSITETIVTGERSEYLVTALEPDSPYRVCMVPMETSNLYLFDETPVCIETETAPLRMYNPTTTLNREQEKEPYKNPSLPLAAIIGGAVALVAIALLALVCWYVHRNGSLFSRNCAYSKGRRRKDDYAEAGTKKDNSILEIRETSFQMLPISSEPISKEEFVIHTIFPPNGMNLYKNNHSESSSNRSYRDSGIPDSDHSHS